Part of the Macrobrachium nipponense isolate FS-2020 chromosome 19, ASM1510439v2, whole genome shotgun sequence genome, AACTGGGCGGAGTCTTCGTCAATGGCCGGCCCCTCCCGAATCACATACGCATGCGCATAGTCGAGCTGGCGCAGCTGGGGATACGCCCTTGTGACATATCTCGACAGCTACGAGTATCACACGGCTGCGTGTCCAAAATTTTGGCCAGGTGAGGGcccacgttattattattattattattattattattcttattattattattattattattattattatatttattttattttttttttattttatttttttttttgctctatcacagtcctccaattcgactgggtggtatttatagtgtggaattccgcgttgcatcctgcctccttaggagtccatcacttttcttactatgtgcgccgtttctaggatcacactcttctacatcagtcctggagctacttcagcctctagtttttctagattccttttcagggatcttgggatcgtgcctagtgttcctatgattatgggtacaatttccactggcatatcccatatccttcttatttctattttcagatcttgatactatccattttttccctctctttctttcaactctggtgtcccatggtattgcgacatcaatgagtgatactttcttcttgattttgtcaatcaacgtcacgtctggtctatttgcacgtatcaccctatctgttctgataccatagtcccagaggatctttgcctgatcgttttctatcactctctcaggttggtgcacgtaccacttattactgcaaggtagctgatgtttcttgcacaggctccagtggagggcttttgccaatgaatcatgcctctttttgtactggttctgtgcaagagccggacattcgcttgctatgtggtttaaggtctcatttttcgtattgcacttcctacatatgggagagatgttatttccgtctatcgttctttgaacatatctggttcttagggcctgatcttgtgccgctgttatcattccttcagtttccttctttagctctcccttctgtagccattgccatgtgtcatcgctggctagttctttagtctgtctcatgtattgtccgtgcattggtttttttgtgccagtcctctgttttgtttgtcattctcctgtctctgtaatatttctgggtcttcgtctacttttattagtccttcttcccatgcactctttagccactcgtcttcactggttttcagatattgccccagtgctctgttctcgatgttgacgcagtcctctatacttagtagtcctctccctccttcctttcgtgttatgtatagtctgtccgtatttgttcttgggtgtagtgctttgtgtattgtcatatttttcttggttttctgatctatgctgcgtagttctgccttcgtccattccactattcctgcgctatatctgattactggcactgcccatgtgtttattattattattattattattattattattattattattattattattattattattattattattattattatattattattttattttaatttttatttatttatagtggcAGAATTTATACAATTGTTTTTATACAAAATCCTCTCATTCTTCTAATATCAGTTcagtaaattctgccattattttcaataagatatgtttgaaagaaggcctgtttcaaattaatattattattattattattattattattattattattattattattattattattattattattattattatttcgttgaaGAGAATGGCAGCCTATATGCTGTTAAGCTTATATTTTACCTtttcaacttattattattattattattattattattattattattattattatattattattattattattacttccagGTACAACGAGACAGGCTCCATCCTCCCAGGGGCCATAGGGGGTTCCAAGCCCAGGGTGACCACCCCAAAAGTGGTGAATTACATCAAGGACCTCAAACAGAAGGACCCGGGCATCTTCGCTTGGGAGATCAGGGAGAGGCTGCTGAAGGACGGTGTTTGCGACAAATATAACGTCCCAAGTGTGTCCTCCATATCAAGGTGAGGGAGATGTTAGGCCACAATATTTCATCTTAATTATAATACAGTCTGAGAGGTTGGACAGCTATGTAATAGTCAGAGAGGTCGGACAGCAAAATAAGTCAGAGATGCTGGACAGCAGATTAATAGTCTAGGAGTTTTGAAAGCAAAATAAGTGAGAGAGGTTTGATAACTAAATAATAGTCAatgaggttggacagcaaagtaatagctggagaggttggacagcaagataatatTCAGAGCGTTTGGACAGCAAAATAATAGTCAGTGAGGTTGGACAACAAAATAATAGTCAatgaggttggacagcaaagtaatagctggagaggttggacagcaaaataataGTCAGTGAGTTTGAACAACAAAATAATAGTCAATGAGTTTGGACAGTAAAATAATAGTCagtgtggttggacagcaaaataataGTCAGTGAGTTTGGCAAAATAATAGTCAGAGCGTTTGGATAGCAGGATAATAGTCAGTGAGTTTGGACAGCAAAATAATAGTCAGAGCGTTTGGACAGCAAAATAAGTCAGTGAGATTGGACAGCAAAATAATGGTCAGAGCGTTTGGACAGCAAAATAATAGTCAGTGAGTTTGGACAGCAAAATAATAGTCAGAGCGTTTGGACAACAAAATAATAGTCAATGAGTTTGGACAGCAAAATATGTCAGAGAAGCTGGACAGCAAATTAATAGTCTAGGAGTTTTGTCAGCGTTCCCTAGGCacgtagctgcaaccccatttctCTAGacttactttacctccattccagcTTCTTGTCTTTCAGTTTGCTTCCTAACTTCTGTGATTACTATTTTGCAGCCAAAACTCTCTGACTAATTTTACTATACAACCTTCTGACTATTGTTTTGCTGTTCAGCCTCtctgactattatttttctgTCCAGCTTCTTTAACTAATGCTTTGATTTTCAATCTCTCTAACTATTATTTGGCTGTTCAACCTCTGCGACtattattttgctgtccaacctcaatgactattattattctcctagttccacctttagatcctttgTACTTCATCTCCCTTACTTTCTGGGTCTTTTCaccttgctgttcaacctctccaactccctaTTTTAAAAACGTAAAAGATGATTGGTTGGAACGGTTCAAGTGCATGCGTTTAATACCTAAATTTTATCATTCATTCACTCTTACTTTATTTTGCGTATATTTGTCCATAAAGGCTGATAccagttcttcagtttttttatatatattctttctattGGAGAAACAAGTCCACGGGAATGTGTGGGTTCAAAtctattcaaaaataaataactagagAGAGATTTCGGGAATCTGCTCGATTCCCATTTCCCGTCTCCTATCTATTGCTAGATCATCAATTAAACTTGGTTCTCAATTCAAATCATTTCTTGTTGCGAAATGATATAGTTCATgttatttcatagatttttattattatcattaacagtaataataataataataccatttatTTTAAGTCATGGCCATACTTACATAAATGAggcaaaaactatgtaaacagaGAAGAAACTAAGGCAAGATgtgggatataataataataatgactaataataataataataataacaataataataataataaataatacaaatatcaatataataataataataatattcatatatttttatacatggcCCTATATAGATAACTGATTTAAAAACTATGTAGacagtataaaataataataataataataataataataataataataataataataataataatatataactccTATCCTTCTCTCCCCCAGGATACTACGCAACAAGATCGGCTCTCTGCCCCATTTGGGAGGCCAGAGCCACTACGAGATGAAGCACTCGTCCATCTACAGTACCCTGTACCCAGCGGCGGCCGCCTACACTGCCGCCGCCTATTCCATGGCCCCACACCCTCCTTCGGCCATGCAACAAGGCCCCCAGGTCCCCGCTCCCCCTCCCCCGGGGCCTCCGGGGGGCACCGTCACGCCAGGAAGTACCACCGCAGTTCCGACGGGGAAGAGTACCAATACCCCGTCTCCGCCCGTGTCGGGGTCGACCTGCGGCGCCATGGGCGGCATGAGGTCTCACTGGCCCTCTTCGCACTCGGTGTCTGACCTCCTGGGGCACGTCAACATGGCCGCCGCCGCGGGGCTGACCCGtcatcaccaccatcaccacATGCAGGACGCCAACAACTACAACTACTACATGTACTTGCACTCGGGCACTCAGCAGAACAACCCGTTGGCCCACAATACCCTCCCGAACCACCTCTCGTCCTCCTTCGCCAACGGCTTCTCCAACCCGCTGGGGAACCCGCTCTCGAACGGCCTCTCCAACGGCATTCCTACAGGACTCAGCAACGGGCTGCAAAACACCTTCCCAACCCCACTGACCTCCATGATGGGCGGGTCGAGCCTCACGCCCCAGACTGCAACGCTTTAAAACTCCAGTTCCACGGAGGTCATCCGTGACTTTCACCACGCCACGTCGCTTCTCTTCTCCTTCCACGCTGCGTACGAGAGATTCACTTCAACGTGGAACTTTGCAAACTTTTCCCTCTTCTCTCTGATCACGAACACTTTTACGCCTTATTTTGCAGTCCTGTGGCGCTCACGAACGCACGCAATCGAGCACAAATAGACTTGATTTTTATCGAAAACTTTTTATTACGAAATACccttcatagaaaagaaaaaacagtttTATCTTGAATCACACTGTGTTCTCGAATTCTTTGTGGAAGTGCCtatgtgaaaaataaaactatgtgCCTCTCAACTGTGCCTTAACTGTGTGATAACCAGAGGGTAATattaagaagatatatatatatatatatatatatatatatatatattatatatatataatatataatatattataatacatacatatatatatatgatatatatatatatatatatatatatatatatatatatatatatatatattaatatacatacatgacataaACAAAACAGCCTAACAGAAATCAATGTTCTACCTCTCATTCTCTGTTTCATTCTTGAcgtaatttttaagaatttcctTAGAACTATAAAAGATCCTGTAAATATTTGgactcatccatttttttttttttttttttttgtgacattcTCATTCGAATGCGttaatgcatacatatgcatTATAGAGGGATACATactgaaggaagaaaagaatCCATTACTTCACTTCAATTATTCAGTGCCTTGTGTCGTTGCCTTAGTGCCATTAATGTTTTCCATGCAGGTTTAAAGAtggtataattaattattttttgataTTTCGATATTCAGAAGTGTCAAAGGTGagataaaattatatgaaaggTTTTGCAAAAGACCTAAGAGATTATTGATATATTATGTCAAGTATACAAGAATGCACAAGTGCATCTGTAAACAtcgaaaatatacatatatatatatataatatatttatatatatatatatatatagatatatatatatatatatatatattatatttgtatatatatatatctatatgtatatatatataatatggtctaatatatatatatataattaatttatattcatatatatttatatatatatattatattatatatatatatatatattatcacaagcAACCCGTGCCTATTATAATACATATCAAatttaacaatggtttaaaacTGATAATTGTTTTATTACATCTTTAAAATCAATAACTTCGCTATCTCATCCTAGATACAATATAATGAAAACTCTGAgaactataaaaatgaataagaagcACTACAATGCATGGAAAACAACGTAATGAGAATGACCTCTTCACATGAAAATGTGTCAATTAAATATTAAGTttcatgtttctctttttattttctaaaattaagCGAATAATGTGTAAGATGATTCATTAATAAAACGTTTCTTGCTAGTTTGCTGtttcatttgctttgttttgcattttgtttttcattcctttaacgTTTTTACCCACCTTTAAACAAATGGATGACTTCGTTTTTTAGGTAATTGTAAACATATGGATTACTTTTCTTggttaatttattaaaaatgaaatatagttttttgacagaaaaacctTTGAGTCCTTATACTATGAACCTGTGGGGTGATATGCATTACAATATTACTGTAATCATGTTTATTGGGGCCAGTGAAATTGCTAAATGTTttctaagaaataaaagaaatataaatttatgaaaCGAATTCAAAATAGGTAAAGATATCAATGAAAATTTGCAAGTATTACGTTCTATGTATGTGATAAGGACACTGCCAGAtcaaatattatatgaataatggtTCCGTGTCCTCTGTTTATGCCCAGTTtcgagaaaaaaaagacattttggaACGCCAAACTATCATTCAATATCGGATTAGATCAGACTAATTCAAACACTCGAAAATAAGTAGTTTGATCATTTATACCCCTGAtggtgaaaaaaattaatttggaatGCAAAACTATTCCCTAATATCAATAAGAAAACACTAAAGCAAACACCCAGACGAAATAGTTTGATAACGAAGTCTATGGATTTGGAAGTATTCCAGAATCCATGGTATCTTCTACTCCCCCTCTCCAGAATCCTTCACAAAAGGTTTGACATTCCACTGATTCCAGGCTTTGGGTTCAGTGTCACTCTAGACTCCACGGTGTGCGGacgccttttttttattctttctttttttggtcaGTGTTTTTAGCTTTCAGTTGACAGATCAGATGTTGGCGTCCCCGAAATGTAGTGTGATCACGTGACCTTGCAAGAATAAAACTATccacttaatatattatatatatatatatatatatatatcatatatatatatatatatatatatatatatatatatatatatatatatataatatatatatatatatatagatatagtatatatcagtaATTATAATTACTTCTGCGTGCTGGTGACATAAGTGGGTATTGGTAAAATATAAGGATTtcttaaaaagaagagaaataaagCCCCCATTTTTTTGTGTTAGGGAAAAGTGAAGtactattttaaaattttacagaAGCCTAGGGCCGTCAGCAATGGCAGGAGGTAAGAGAGatcgtttttatttacttatttattatttttttagtttctatcacatatttcattttaaagtgtCTGCAAAGATATTGTTTCAAAGGTTTGCTGCTCCCTGGTACACAATGTTCATTCTTGATataggactttctctctctctctctctctctctctctctctctctctctctctctctctctctctctctctctgtgaaaaaatTCTATGGTCTTACGAAATTAATTTGCAACATTGTCACGAATATACGAATAGAAttgtgtttatatttacatttatttgatCTTGTAAAAAAGAAGGGAAAGTAGAGAATATGATAAATTATCAGCCAGTCTTTTAATTGAACATTTAGGTGTTTTTAAGCTGAAGAAGCACTTTGAAGAATCGCTACTTCGTAAAATCACGGAAGCACCTTTGGActaatttaatgtatatatcaaaacatcactaggaattttttatttcaagaatttCAATGCATGATTAAGAAGGATACACCAGTTTAATAATTATCATCTTTCTCTTTATTACTGTTATCATGTTCTGTCGAATTGGATAAAATTCATATTACGTATATGTTGTtgcaatatattaaaaaaaagtgttaacaTTTTTTAAGTTGTACTTGTGCTAACCATTCATTGTTTAGTTTCCTTTTCGTTACAATTATTAACGTTAACTCAACGTACACCCTCATCTTGAACAAACTGTTGCAAAAGTAGAGCATAAACTTAAAAACTGACAAACTTTACTGTGATTTACAGCAATTGTTGCAAAGGTAGAGCAtaaatttcaaaactgacaaactCTACTGTAATCTATAGCAATTGTTGCAAAAGTAGAGCATACATTTCTGAATTGACCAACTCTACTGTGATTTACAGCAATTGTTGCAAATGTAGAGCATAAGTGTCATACTGACAAACTCTATTGTGATTTACAGCAATTTTTGCAAACGTAGAGCATACAAATGTCAAAACTGACAAACGCTACTGTGATTTACAGGAATTGATGCAAACGTAgagcatataaatgtcaaaactGACAAACTCCACTGTGATTTACACCAATTATTGCGAACGTAGAACATAAAACCAAAACTGACAAACTCCACTGTGATTTATAGCAATTATTGCGAACGGTATTGCATAAAAACCAaaaactgaaaaccaaaaattctCCTGTGTTTTTTAGCAAATTATTTTGCGAAAACGTAGGAAACCTAAAAccaaaaaaactgacaaaaaacccTCCTGTGATTTAATAGCCATTATTGCGAACGTAAGAAACATAAAACCAAAAAACTACAAAACTCCTCTGTGATTTATAGCAAATTATTGCGAAACGTAGAACAATAAACCAAAAAACGGACAAAAAAAACTCCCTCTGTGGATTTATAAGCAATTTATTgcgaacgtaaaaaataaaaacccaaaaaacggGACAAAAAAACTCCTCTTGATTTATAGCAATtattggcgaaaaaaaaaaacgtagaacATAAAACCAAAACTGACAAACTCCTCTGTGATTTATAGCAATTATTGCGAACGTAGAACATAAAACCAAAACTGACAAACTCCTCTGTGATTTATAGCAATTATTGCGAACGTAGAACATAAAACCAAAACTGACAAACTCCACTGTGATTTATAGCAATTATTCAACGCCACAAATACAAACGATTTATACCAATTTGACAAACTCAAAACTGTGATATAGCAATTATTGCGAACGTAGAACATAAAAACCAAACTGACAAACTCCTCTGTGATTTATAGCAATTATTGCGAAGTAGCAATAAAACAAAACTGACAAACTCCTCTGTGATTTATAGCAATTATTGCGAACGTAGAACATAAAACCAAAACTGCAAACTCCATGTGATTTATAGCAATTATTGCGAacgtagaataaaataaaacaaaatgacaacTCCTCTGTGATTTATAGCAATTATTGCGAACGTAGAACATAAAACCAAAACTGACAAACTCCACTGTGATTTATAGCAATTATTGCGAACGTAGAACATAAAACCAAAACTGACAAACTCCTCTGTGATTTATAGCAATTATTGCGAACGTAGAACATAAATTGCAAAACTGACAAACTACTGTAATATACAGCTGCCGAAGTACCTTCAATCACAACTTTTTTTTAGCATCAGGGATTCAGAAGCTacggaaaaaatatataacttagtaatataatgataaagctgatattttctttaatatttgcaTTATTAGGCCATTTAAGACCTAATACGTAGTTAGATGAAAATAgttaaacaaaatctttttcaCTTTTAACAGAGTAATAAAAGACGTACAGTAATCTGAAACAAACACCAGTAatatctgaaagaaaaaaatttcacttCCATTTTGGATAGATTGACGAAGAATCCGTTATATCAAAAATGCTAAAACTGTCTCACATTGTCCaatgatattcagaaaaaaagaataaataattcagtTTCAATTTCGAATATAAAATCACTTCCAAAACTGACACATACATGGAAAAATAACAGactacatatttttcaaaaataaaaaaataagaataatttagttttaatttttaataggTGACCAAGAAACCACACACAAAGTTAATGGTAAAGCAATTTCCAAAACTGACACACAGATGGAAAAATAACAAActacatattttcaaaaaaaaatcagttttaggTTTTAATAGGTGACCAAGAAAGCACAAAAAAAACTTAATGGTAGAGTAATTTCCAAAACTGACACATAGATGGAAAAATAATCCAcaacttattaaaaataataataataaacaaataaataaataaataaaaaatctgcaaCTGTCATCCCCACCTCTAAGGCTATATAGAAAGCTCTCCCCAAcccccttaaaaaaataataaagacagaATATAATGCCAATTAACCGACGTACACTAAGCAGTCTACTACAGGAGTTGACGTTGCCTTATATCCAATGTATACATTGGACAACTCCTTCCCTACCATACGTCATCAACTCTGAGTCAGTGGAATGTTAATAATGAAGTTTTTACACTCCAACGAAGAGCAGACTCTTCACGATCGACctatggaactctctctctctctctctctctctctctctctctatgtgcgtCGCCTCACAGCATCTTCAAGAAAGTCAGTGCATTTTAAGCACTATTCAATTGACATATACTTATACCAGCAAtcttatctgctctctctctctctctctctctctctctctctctctctctctctctctctccgttagcTTATTGAAACCTATTAGAGCAGAGAAGAGGAGAAAGGGGACTCATACACATGAGCCGACATAGATAAACACACTCGCTGCCATACATTGTTTGCCCCGAAGGCCTTCTGCATGAACCAGATTCCTCTGTTATCGGCGAGTGTTGAAGACTCCGCAAACGGCCCGTGGGATGGACGGGACCacgggacctctctctctctctctctctctctctctctctctctctctatatatatatatatatatatatatatatatatatatatatatctgtttcttagacatacagatacacacacagacactaatGAAGAGTGCCATCCTCATTTGCGGATATatcaattttaatatatttttttttctctcataacgCGAAAACACTGTTTCGTAAAACATGCAATCTAAGTAGTTAATGCAATCTGAAGTGTCAtagtatgtgtatagatatatatatgtatatatatatatatatatatatatatatatatatatatgtgtgtgtgtgtgtgtgtgtgtgtgtgtgcgtgcgtgtgtgtgtgtgtgtgtgtatatatatagatatatgatatatatgcaatcTGAAGTGTCCTAGTATGTGTatggatatatgtgtatatatatatatatatatatatatatatatatatatatatatatatatatatatatataatatatatatatatatatatatatatatatatagagagagagagagagagagatgatagatagatagatatatatatgcaatctgAAGTGTCAtagtatgtgtatagatatatatatatatatatatatatatatatatatatatatatatatatatatatatatattatatatatatatatatgcagaagccaggtactatgtcgtacctctaagtaaatggggatacaatccacaatgaagtaaaatccttctgtggtttaaaatatatatttcttgtacaggattaaagctttcggcCATTAGCTGTGGTCTTGTCACTAAAAGAtggtgatatgtcacctcaaggaactgacaagtaggagcacaaacatttgaaaaaacaataaaggttACTTGCGGACTGTGAGCTAGATGAGGATCGTAAAATACTTCTgccgtcttttagttatttttacggactcccaagattcacaaggaggggtgtcctttaaggcccattgtcgctagctgcaacaatcctcgGTCGGATCTGTCGTCATGGTTAGCGGAGGTTTTGGGGAAATTAGTAGtcaatttcgaaatctcacattaagcacagtatggattttatggatcaaattaaggaaaagaattacatAGGTTCTATGTACAgcctagatatagtttctttattcacgaacGTGCCACTGAGTTttgtgctcgacaacttgaagaaattagtctcagataatattttcaagccacctatgcacataaataaattttgtgatttgattaacatttgcgttgaatctacaatttttgagtttaatcgttcgttctatcaacacaaatccggggtctcgatggacTCGCCTCTCTCCCCCATATTGGCAAACTTAtgcatggaatttttcgaaaaggtttacgttgacacactaccggaagTCATTAGGCAAGAAATTTTGgctaggtatgtagatgatgtttttattgtttatagacatggcgaggaagcctttcataggtttttaagagttgcttaatggttttttgccctctattaaatttacagtggaaaaggaaatggaaaataggctaccctttctagatatggtagtacATAGATACACAGaaagtagtgactttaaattcagcgtgtataggaagaacaccccacaaacacttatattcattacttctcatatcatgaacctaaagtaaagcacaacgttttaaccaatttgttttttcgagcataccgaatgtgtgatccccagttcattgacgcagaaataaatttcttggtagatagttttactaaactgtgttacccaaagttttttatactacagtctctatctaaagctagatcgatgttttacgccccacatgatataactgaaaaggtagattttaaggcatctcttgctcttccatacaataaagagcttaataaattttctaggcagtttataggaaaaaagaacggcttcaacatagtttttcagtacaacagtacaatcaagaagaaactcattaaaaataacccgggtaatagagagaatgtaggagtatatgtaataccttgcagtgacTGC contains:
- the LOC135214124 gene encoding paired box protein Pax-1-like isoform X1, yielding MGPIKSEKTVDMLPSLPYPDPALAAMDPQIQQYGEVNQLGGVFVNGRPLPNHIRMRIVELAQLGIRPCDISRQLRVSHGCVSKILARYNETGSILPGAIGGSKPRVTTPKVVNYIKDLKQKDPGIFAWEIRERLLKDGVCDKYNVPSVSSISRILRNKIGSLPHLGGQSHYEMKHSSIYSTLYPAAAAYTAAAYSMAPHPPSAMQQGPQVPAPPPPGPPGGTVTPGSTTAVPTGKSTNTPSPPVSGSTCGAMGGMRSHWPSSHSVSDLLGHVNMAAAAGLTRHHHHHHMQDANNYNYYMYLHSGTQQNNPLAHNTLPNHLSSSFANGFSNPLGNPLSNGLSNGIPTGLSNGLQNTFPTPLTSMMGGSSLTPQTATL
- the LOC135214124 gene encoding paired box protein Pax-1-like isoform X2, which codes for MRIVELAQLGIRPCDISRQLRVSHGCVSKILARYNETGSILPGAIGGSKPRVTTPKVVNYIKDLKQKDPGIFAWEIRERLLKDGVCDKYNVPSVSSISRILRNKIGSLPHLGGQSHYEMKHSSIYSTLYPAAAAYTAAAYSMAPHPPSAMQQGPQVPAPPPPGPPGGTVTPGSTTAVPTGKSTNTPSPPVSGSTCGAMGGMRSHWPSSHSVSDLLGHVNMAAAAGLTRHHHHHHMQDANNYNYYMYLHSGTQQNNPLAHNTLPNHLSSSFANGFSNPLGNPLSNGLSNGIPTGLSNGLQNTFPTPLTSMMGGSSLTPQTATL